The stretch of DNA TCTGAGCATCCGTTCCGATCGATTCACTCAATTATTCAAGGAAAACAAGCCTCCGGTCCAACGCGACTGGCGCGCGAAGTTTTCTCTGCGGTGCCATACTTCACTCGCGCGATTCCTGATTTCAGTTCGCTTGATCCCAACATACGTGATGGACATTACGATGTTCTTTACACGTCCCCAGCTTGGCTGGCGGGATGGTCCAAGCACTATCCCCGTTCTTGGAAGAACATTGAGAAGCAAGTTCTTTGCCTTAATGATTGTGTAACCGAACGATTTGTCCGCGACTTGTTGTTAGCGAGAAAAAACTACTTGGCTTTCGACAAACGACTGCGACATTTGCTTCGTGGAAGTCGCTATCCCTGGATGGGGCGTGTGGAAAGAAAACTACTGGATCAGTTTGATGCAGTATTGGTGCAAAGTCAGCGGGATTTAGAATCGGTCGTTCGGCATTGCGGCGAGAGCTACCGAACGAAACTATTTGTCGTTCCCAACGGGATCAAAGAACACTTACTCAGTCTTCAATACCAACCGCCCGAAAAACCAGTACTGATGCATTTGGGATCACTATTTGGCAACCGACGAGGCTTGATGCTCTGGTTTCTCCGTGAGGTATTTCCCAAAGTAAAGTTGCGAATCCCCGAAGCAACCATAAGGCTGTGCGGGAAGATTTCGGACGCTGATCGTAGTTCACTCGGCAAGATTGATGGCGTCGAAGTGGTGGGTTTCGTCGATACCCTCGAAGATGCGTTTAAAGGAGTATCAGTGTCGATCGCACCGCTGTTGATGCTGACAGGCTTAATCAACAAAGTCACCGACTCCATGGCAGCAGGAGTTCCGTGCACCGGAATGGGCGCCTTTGGCGGCATTCCAGATTTCGTCAATGGAAAACACGGCATCGAATGTCGTTCTGCCCAACACTGGTGCGACGAACTAGTGAATCTTTTGAATGACCGATCGCGTCTTCTTGATATCTCCTCGCAAGCAAGAACATTGGTGCAAGAACATTTGACCTGGGACCGAAGTCATCAAACGCTCATGCAAGCGTTAGGCGCCTAGCCGATCCGTTCCGGATTTTTTCGAACTTCTTTTCGCCTCTTCACTTACACAGCTCACAAACATGACCAGGCCCGTTCATTACTTCTATCCCGAATCTAAGTTCGGTGGATTCACAGATCTCGACGGTAGCATTCTCTTCTTCTCGCGAATTCAAAGTCTGCTGACACCTGATGCAGAAATCTTGGACGCCGGTTGTGGTCGTGGCGCGGTGCAGGATGATCCCGTCGCTTTCCGCCAGAACCTTTGCACACTTAGAGGCAAGGTCAAGCATGTGCTTGGCATTGACGTTGACCCTTGCGGCGTGGAGCATCCGTATGTCGACGAATTCCGGCTGATTGATGACAAACGCTGGCCAGTCGAGTCGTCTAGTCGCGACCTCGTCATTGCAGATTATGTGATTGAGCACCTCGCCGAACCGGGTGAGTTTTTTGATGAAGTCAAACGAGTCCTGCGCCCGGGTGGCTACTTTTGTTTTCGCACTTCCAACAAGTGGAACTACGTGGCAATCGGGGCGAGACTGATCCCTAATCGATTGCACGGAAACGTGGTGACGAAGGTTCAAGCGAAACGCAAGAGCGAAGACACCTTCGACACTTACTTTCGTAGCAACACACCTTTCAAGCTTCGCCGTGAAATGAGGAACCGCGGATTTGAAACAGCGATTTATGGTTACGAACCGAATCCTCAATACTTGGAATTTTCGAAGGTAGCGTATTGGCTAGGAACCTTGCACCAGAAATTTGCTCCGCGAATGCTCAAAGCATCCATCTTTGGATTTTGTCGTTTGAATGAAGAAGCCTAGAGGAGCTAGCGGGAGCATTCAAGTTTGCTTACTTCAATCGAACGCAATCCGGTGGCGTCCCGCCCGACACCGTCCAACGATAGACATCAGCCATCTTTTTTCCGGCATCTCGCCAAGAGAACTTTTCGTCTACCAACGTTCGCCCGCAATGTCCCATCGCCTCTCGCTGGGCGTCGGACATTTCAAACAGCGTGCCTAAGCCCGCCGAAATCGAGCTTGATTCGGGTTGGACCTCGATTGCCGCATCTGCCTCGAACCCTTCCGGTAAATTGCAGAATGGTGTCATCAGTACGGGCAACTGGAAGGACCAAGCTTCTAATACCGCCATCGGCAGTCCCTCGCTAAAAGAAGTCAGAAAAAACGCATCAGCACGACGCAAACTCGCCACCTTTTCATCATCAAACTGTGGGCCAACAAAACGAACGAAGTTTGATAGCCCAAGTTCGTCCACGGCCCGTTCGAGTTCAGACAAGTGATCGCCCTGGTTCCATCCGGCGATAACCACCATCCAGTCGTCGATCAATGAAGCCTGCCGTCGTTGCAGTTCCTTCAAGCCTTGCAAGAATGCAGAGAGTCCTTTCTTAGGATGTATTCTTCCGACGAACAGCAAGACCTTTTTTTCTTGAGGAACTTCGTCATCCCAAACCGGTTTGGAAACAGTCAGCGACAAATCGGGCAAGTCCATGCCATTGGGGATGATCGCAACCGAATTGTTCAATCCGTATTGGCGGATTGATTGGTATTCCGAATCGGCCAACGCGTGAAAGCAACTTGCATTTCGCATATTGGCTCCCTCGAAGAACAGCGAGGCGACCTTCTTTTTGGTGCTCGCGTTTTTTGCAGCCCAAGGATCCAGCATTCCTCGCGGTGATATCACGGTTGGCCGACGACCGCGCTGCGACCAGCGTGACGCAATGACGGAGTTGTACATCCACAGTCCGTGCGAATGCACAACATCCAAATCGGCTTCCATCACTGCCTTGCTCCAACCTCGGCCATAGCCGAAGGCTTGCGGTCCCAATGGCTGAGAAAGATGCAAATTCAGATCTTGCCAATTCGCCGCATCCTCATCAGAAAATTGATCCGTGACAGAGAAAACGCTGACATTACAATCAAAGCTCTTCGTTCCTCGCGTGAGCGCTCTGACTGACCAATAAAGCCCCCCCGCTCGGCGGGAAACGGCGGCGGTCAGTACGCCAACATTCAATTTCGATTGTTGGTTCGGAGTGGACATGAAGCTTACTTCGATCAGTGAAACGGTTTTGGCAGCGTTAGGTTCGCCGGGGTGGGTACTTAAGATTCAGCAACGTTACCTTTTCGTTGCCCATGATATTCCACGGGTCACCTACTCACTACTCCATACCACGACTCTCTATCTCTTCACGTTATGACTCCTCAATTCTTCACGTTATGACTCCTCAATTCTTCACGTTATGACTCCTCAGCGCATCTTAAGATTATTCAAGTCATTCCACCGTTTTCCGGAGGTCATACGATGCTTCGGCGCGTTTGACAAACCATTGAAGATGGCGCGTGCGTACTTCCAAGTGGCAGGCGATGTGTACCCGATGGACGTGGTCTATCGTGGCAAGCACACGTTCACGCTGAAAGACTGGGAGGATCTTACGACGGCATGGGTTGTATTGCTGGGCAAAGAGTACCGAGTCTATCGTGAAGACAAAACGATCGTTGACCTTGGAGCCAACATCGGAGTATTCGCAGTCTTCGCCAAACACTGCAGCCCCGAGGCAAAGATCGTCGCCGTTGAACCTTTTCCTGAGAACCTTCAACGGCTCGATAGCACGCTCGCAGAAAACAACTTGAGCGATACGATTGCTACTCGTGGCATTGCCGTTTCGGGAGCCGATGGCGAAGTGCGTTTCGATGCGAGCCCTGACATTCCCAGTCACAGCCGTAAGATTTCAGAGAATGGTGCCTCGCCTTCGCAGACAACTCAGGTGACGGTCCCCGCGTTGTCGCTAAAGACATTTCTAGATACCGAAGAACTAGAACAAGTCGATTTCCTGAAGATGGATATTGAGGGTGCTGAATACGACGCGATTCTCAACACTGATCCCGAAACACTAAAGCGAATCAAGCGAATGGGAATCGAGTATCACCAGCACGGCCATCAAAGCATTACCGACCATCTCAAGAAGGCTGGTTTCGCGATCACGTATCATCCCAAGTCGGGCCCCTACGGAGTAATTGAGTACACTCAAGTTTAGGCTCTTGTTGTTTGCCAGAGACGACGCGAATTATAGTCGCGCAATCTCTTTTCACCTCGCATTCCCGATTCTCAAACATCGATGACACTTTCTCAACTCAAGCACCGACTCGTACACCCCAAGGCGGTTGCGTTTGACAAGCAGCTTAGTGCCGTCGATGGATGGTCGAAGGATCGCTTGGCGGATTACAACTGGCAGCAGCGCAAGGCGCTCGTGAAGCATTGTGCAACCACAGTTCCGTTTTACCAACGTGCATTTCGAGACGTTGGTTTTGAAGCGGGTGATTTGAAAAGCCCCGATGATTTCGAATTGCTTCCGATTGTCGAAAAGACTCACCTGCGCGAACAGTTTGACGAGTTCATCAGTTCCAAATTCGCCGGTCGCAAGATGCCCGAAGCCACCACAGGGGGAACTACCGGTGAACCCTTGCGAGTGTACTGCGATCCCGATGTCGCAATGTCTGCTATATCTTGGCGGATGCTTCGGTGGTGGGGTGTGGATCCAACAATGAACGCCGGTTACGTCTATCGCGCGATTCCTAAAGGACTACGGAAGAAATTGATCGACCTAGCGATCTGGCCTACCCGCCGAGCGTATCTTTCGGCGTTAGACATGACCGACGAAAACATGCGTCAATTTGCGTCGGCGCTCAAGCGAACTCGTGCCAGGTACGTGATTGGGTATGTGGGGGCTCTTCAAGCATTTGCTCGCTACGTCGCTGCCAAGGACATCAAGTTCCCTGATCTAAAAGTGATCTGGACAACTTCAGCCCCACTGCCTGAACCGGTTCGACAAGATCTGTTCGAAAGCTTTGGATGCCCGGTATACACTCAATACGGTAGTTGCGAATTTTATTTCCTGGCGGCTGAGTGCGATCAACAATCAGGGTTACACATTGCTTCGGACGTTCGTCATGTCGAGATAGTTGGCTCACTCACGGAACCGCTTGAAGCCTCTACAAAAATGGATCAAATGGGCGACATTGTCGCTACCGACCTAACCAACTATGCGTTTCCTCTTTTGAGATATCGGCTGGGAGATAGAGGCCGCCTGTTGAATCGTTCATGCCCGTGCGGACGCCCTTATCCATTGATGGACTACGTCCGCGGACGTACTTCAGACAACATTCAAATGAGCGACGGAACTCAAATACCTGGCGAGTTTTGGACAACGATTTTTGATGATTTCGTAGATCAAATCTCCGCTTTCCAGGTCTACCAGGCAAAAGACGGAAGCGTCACAGTACGATACGAGACTAAGGATCCGGCGCGATCAACTGCAGCGACCATTGAGACGGTTCGTCAGCGCCTTGAGGATAAAATTCAAAATCGCGTTAAGCTAATCTTCTCGCACGAAAAAGTGGATGGCCATACGGGCGGAAAAACTCAGTATGTGTTTAGCGAACTAACAGGGCCCCAGCGTCTCCCTGCCTCAAGCAATGTGGAGTCCTACTAACGTGTCACTACCTCAATCCACAAGCGGTCACTGGACAAAGGACCGCAAGAGTGAAGTGAAAGCAATTGCCCTTCTGTCGATTGTTTCGGCCATATTGGTAGTTGCCTACGGTCCCTTTCTCTATGGCAACTTTCGGTTTATGTATCGCAGGCCGCATTATAGCTACTTCCCGGTAATGTTTGTCGCTGTCGGGTGGATGGTGTACCAGCGTTACTACGAACGCTCAACAAGCACGTCATTGCTGCTACCCAACTTCTGTCGCATCGCCTCGTACGTGGCGGCAAGCATTTTTTTCTTTATGGCAGTTGCTCTGGCGTCACCAGTTCTAGGAACGTGTTCCTTTATCTTTCTAATTGGCGGGTTAATCGGACAACGGCGGGCGGCCGGTTTCCTACCAGGAGCGTTTGCGATTTGGCTTTTGCTTTGGTTTACGATTCCAATTCCTTTGCAAATTGATCGAATCCTAATCTCGAGTTTGCAAAGCCTAAGTGCGAAGGTCAGCAGCAACTTGCTTGATCAAATTCCGGTGTACCACATGATGCGTGGAAACGTGCTTGAGTTACCCGATCGACGCCTC from Rubripirellula amarantea encodes:
- a CDS encoding glycosyltransferase translates to MSTPNQQSKLNVGVLTAAVSRRAGGLYWSVRALTRGTKSFDCNVSVFSVTDQFSDEDAANWQDLNLHLSQPLGPQAFGYGRGWSKAVMEADLDVVHSHGLWMYNSVIASRWSQRGRRPTVISPRGMLDPWAAKNASTKKKVASLFFEGANMRNASCFHALADSEYQSIRQYGLNNSVAIIPNGMDLPDLSLTVSKPVWDDEVPQEKKVLLFVGRIHPKKGLSAFLQGLKELQRRQASLIDDWMVVIAGWNQGDHLSELERAVDELGLSNFVRFVGPQFDDEKVASLRRADAFFLTSFSEGLPMAVLEAWSFQLPVLMTPFCNLPEGFEADAAIEVQPESSSISAGLGTLFEMSDAQREAMGHCGRTLVDEKFSWRDAGKKMADVYRWTVSGGTPPDCVRLK
- a CDS encoding glycosyltransferase, giving the protein MKTTLAVLDEFPFPPRDGVTYPIASHLSRMAKLGPIDLVTTLPAKKIPESEHPFRSIHSIIQGKQASGPTRLAREVFSAVPYFTRAIPDFSSLDPNIRDGHYDVLYTSPAWLAGWSKHYPRSWKNIEKQVLCLNDCVTERFVRDLLLARKNYLAFDKRLRHLLRGSRYPWMGRVERKLLDQFDAVLVQSQRDLESVVRHCGESYRTKLFVVPNGIKEHLLSLQYQPPEKPVLMHLGSLFGNRRGLMLWFLREVFPKVKLRIPEATIRLCGKISDADRSSLGKIDGVEVVGFVDTLEDAFKGVSVSIAPLLMLTGLINKVTDSMAAGVPCTGMGAFGGIPDFVNGKHGIECRSAQHWCDELVNLLNDRSRLLDISSQARTLVQEHLTWDRSHQTLMQALGA
- a CDS encoding class I SAM-dependent methyltransferase — its product is MTRPVHYFYPESKFGGFTDLDGSILFFSRIQSLLTPDAEILDAGCGRGAVQDDPVAFRQNLCTLRGKVKHVLGIDVDPCGVEHPYVDEFRLIDDKRWPVESSSRDLVIADYVIEHLAEPGEFFDEVKRVLRPGGYFCFRTSNKWNYVAIGARLIPNRLHGNVVTKVQAKRKSEDTFDTYFRSNTPFKLRREMRNRGFETAIYGYEPNPQYLEFSKVAYWLGTLHQKFAPRMLKASIFGFCRLNEEA
- a CDS encoding phenylacetate--CoA ligase family protein → MTLSQLKHRLVHPKAVAFDKQLSAVDGWSKDRLADYNWQQRKALVKHCATTVPFYQRAFRDVGFEAGDLKSPDDFELLPIVEKTHLREQFDEFISSKFAGRKMPEATTGGTTGEPLRVYCDPDVAMSAISWRMLRWWGVDPTMNAGYVYRAIPKGLRKKLIDLAIWPTRRAYLSALDMTDENMRQFASALKRTRARYVIGYVGALQAFARYVAAKDIKFPDLKVIWTTSAPLPEPVRQDLFESFGCPVYTQYGSCEFYFLAAECDQQSGLHIASDVRHVEIVGSLTEPLEASTKMDQMGDIVATDLTNYAFPLLRYRLGDRGRLLNRSCPCGRPYPLMDYVRGRTSDNIQMSDGTQIPGEFWTTIFDDFVDQISAFQVYQAKDGSVTVRYETKDPARSTAATIETVRQRLEDKIQNRVKLIFSHEKVDGHTGGKTQYVFSELTGPQRLPASSNVESY
- a CDS encoding FkbM family methyltransferase is translated as MARAYFQVAGDVYPMDVVYRGKHTFTLKDWEDLTTAWVVLLGKEYRVYREDKTIVDLGANIGVFAVFAKHCSPEAKIVAVEPFPENLQRLDSTLAENNLSDTIATRGIAVSGADGEVRFDASPDIPSHSRKISENGASPSQTTQVTVPALSLKTFLDTEELEQVDFLKMDIEGAEYDAILNTDPETLKRIKRMGIEYHQHGHQSITDHLKKAGFAITYHPKSGPYGVIEYTQV